A stretch of DNA from Scomber scombrus chromosome 9, fScoSco1.1, whole genome shotgun sequence:
TAGAAGGGCTTTGTTAGCAGCACTTAAAACCGGTCGACACAACAACATATAGAGATATTTGGAGCTCATTTTTTAAGCAGATCAGTTCGcaataatgcagggaggaatagcACAAGtggaaacagccacagtgatgatgatgtttgatgcagATAATCAGCACATCTCATACAGGTAAACTACTCAATTTACTTTggtgtgtaatggaaaaacactcacagcgtGCCAGCTTGCATAGAGTCATGGCTTAGCATGACTACccacaaaacaatggaaaaacaccatAATGTGGAGCAAAGGAGCAAGCAGTGAACTTGTGCACTGTGCAcggagcagatgaccatataaagtaATCTGTAATGAGCTGACTTCAACTCAGGGTTAAAGTAGAAAATGTTGGAAACCGAGTTTACAGAGCAGTGTGAAGCTGGTACTTTTCGCTCAAAGGGGTTATATCTACAaacatttacctcattattgGACACTTTGACCACGTtgaatatgaacatctgacattgtaacattaaTGTTTAATGGAAAGTGATGTCTagtaaggaaaagcataatagggCCCCTTTAAGCTGAGCTGGAGATTAAGTAggagaaaacagcagcaggtggcAAGGGAGAACAtgggggtggtgtgtgtgtgtgtgtgtgagggggggtgTATGTCACAGCAGGTAGCTGACGCAGGAGTGAGCTGAATTATTGTGTACCTACAGCAGGTGACTGAGTGGGTGTTTGTTCTACTAAATGTGTATGCAGGCATGATGAGGTGTCAACCCGTGTGAGCAGCAGAGAATGGGCAATGTGGGCATGGGTATGTACGCATGCCTATGTCTGTTAGTGTATATGTGTTCATGTGCTGTCAGACACACCTCTTCTGTGATAGAGTCGAGGGACGATGTTGCTTCGTCATACAGGAGTACAGGTGGATTCTTCAGGATTGCACGGGCGATGGCGACACGTTGCTTCTCCCCTCCTGAAAAAAAGCAGGCatcataaataaaagcaaagcaGACTAAAACTGAAAGGTTTGAAATATGTGAGGATACAGCAGGTCCCTCTCTGTCCCTTCTCATCAGATAATTACCTCAAACGGAGGGCAAACATTCTGACAATGCCAATACGACAGGGTTCAGACTGGTACAAAGGAACTTTCATTTAATTGTGAGGAAAAACCAGCAGGAGACAAAGATTTCTCCCACTGTGTCTGACTCGGCCTTTATTACATATGAGCCGTGTGTGGCCTCTTGAAAGCAAGTGGTGTTCAGCAGATATAAATATTGCCAGCAGCAGAAAACAGCGATGAATGTAGTTAGAAGCCTCACAGCCCAGACTGCTGCCCCCCTGAACCCCCCTccctctcacaaacacactggcaGCTGTCACGTACAGCCGCAGTGAAATTAATGAGAAGTTAgtcatgtctttattttgtccgttctctccttcactcagtTACTCCACGGAAAGAAATCTGTGCTGCCAGTAATTGCATCTTGAATGTTTGAGTGAAAGTGctcacacactgtttttttggGCTAATTGAGTTGCAGGGTGACGCTAAGAGACAAACACTAAAGTCTTGTGGTATCACTTCAGATCAATTGAGTATAACTTTAATTGTAAGGCAACGAGGCCTTGAACAGGTTCACACACTACATagaacagataaaataatagtGCAGCTATAGATTTAGTCCCATTATGTGTTAATGTCATTTAATATGCTCCAAATGAGTCACACTGTCTTAGGTCACTAATTATGCTTATTTAATTATAACCTACTTAgaaattgtaatattttaattttcatagCTGTGTAAACTTACTCCATACAGTTTATCATGCTGATGATTCAGTCATAGTAATCAGatatcaaaacattttagaCCCTATACTTCAAGATCAATAATGTCACATTTTGGGTAggacactttcttttttctaaaaatattgGGTGGGTAATTACATAATATACAACATAacctgtcagtggcaaaaacaataatttaagtGTATTTACTTTGATGTGGTACAATTGACCTGTCAGATTACTTTGTGGCCTGTTGCGTGACTGCAGCTCCCTCGCTCAACACTGGAATGATATCATAAATTGTTGTCACCAATAGTCATTTAagggccgtttccactgcaAGAACTTTGGGGTAATTTTACAGGGCAGTGACCGTTGGCGTGTGTCCCCATAGCAAGAACCATCCCTGACGGACAATCTCCTGGAACTTTTACAGAGGCGAAACGAGTCCCTGCCTTGGGTTATGTACTCCACGAGGCCCCGAAAAATTCCTGGGTgtggcttgaggttgactcggtactgattgggtatactcgcGTCACCTCGGTGACATCACGGTCAAAACTGTCACACAACGATTACGCGGCGAccgttcctgtaaagttcccgcctcctaaattttactcggaacttccttaatggaaacgggactattgacacaaaatgatacaaaaatagagtccaggttgaaaaatactgaaatttCCCTTTAAGTCAATTAGCAAACAATATGTTAGTCATTTCCAGTTCCTATAAAGTAAGGATTTgccacttttctttcttttcttatatcataaaacaaattggttttggactgttggtcagataaaATAACCAGCCTGAAGATGTCTGCTTGGGTTTTGGGAATCGTTGTatgtgggtttaaaaaaaaaaaaaaaaatgtttacattatatttatattttatagactTAAACATTAATTGCTTAAATGAAAAAGCTGATTGACATATATAATGAAAATCATCATCAGTTTTAGCCCTACGCCATAAAAACACATGTCCCAGCTCTATGTGGATTTATGGGTTGGAATTAAATCAGTTACTGaaataatttccatttttttcaatcTAGTTTATCATGCAgggaaatacacaaaaacaacttgtttATTTGCTTGTGCTGAAGAGACCATATTTAAACAGTAGTCATAATGGTGTAGCAAACCTGACAGCTTGAGGCCCCGCTCCCCAACCTGGGTGTCATAGCCATGGGGCATCCTGAGGATAGCATTGTGGAGGCCTGCTAGACGCGCTACTTGGTACACGTCCTCCGGTGTAGCGTTGATGTTCCCGTACTGCAGGTTGTAGAAGATGGTGTTGTGGAACAGAACAGCATCCTGACAATAACACagttagagaaagaaaaaaaaggtttcagagAATATTTTTGTTGCCgcagagacagaaacagtgGACTGCAGATACACAGACGAGGGTAGGGGGCAAAAAGAGAAGGAACgcaaatgacaaaaatactgTTCATGCACCATCTGTTCAGATCAACCTGTGAGCTCATTGCAGTGAAAGCTTAACTGAATTCAGCTTATTTCTAAATGCTGTTAAACATTAATGTTACACTGTTCTATGCTGCCCCCTTGTTGtacataattattaataataactcacaaaaacagaacatacaTTAAAATCTATATACATGCAAAGCTGCTGGTACATAAAAACAGCCTATGTGGTGTTGAAAAAAGCACTTTGTCGTAGCTTGTATTAGTTTATCTTTTTGCATTTCAGACCTGAGGTACGACCCCCAAAGCCTTTCTCAGGCTGTCAAGGCTGACATCTCGGATATTCTGCCCCGCTATGTAGATGTTCCCCCGCTGGGGCTCGTAGAAGCGGAACAACAGCCTCACAATGGTGCTCTTCCTGAAACCAGACGTGGAACCAATTGTCAGCATCATTCTGTCTGTGAGCTACACCCCCACAGTGTACTGATGATATCTGCTGATAAGACTTCCTGTACATACAAATGAGATGGCACACACCTGGCTAAAGGTTTTACAGTCTAATTTTGTGCTAAAAAGTGACCTACCCTGACCCGCTGCCACCAACTATAGCAACTTTCTTTCCAGCAGGCACGTCAAAGGACACTCCGTTTAAGACTTTCTGGCCCTCCAGGTATTCAAAATAGACGTCCTCGAAGCGAATGGTGGCCTCCTGTGGTGTGATGGTTAAAGCCGGGGCGAGATCCCTCTCCTAGAGCAAATCATCAGAGAGTTGAGACAAACGAAACGGAAAGAGAGGAGTCGGATACAGAACAGCCACTAGCAGACAAGGATTTGCATGATGCAACGTTACTCCAAAACCTTGTAAAGGGGGATAATGCTGAAGTACTGAGCCTGCACAGGCTACATAAAGCAGAGACATTCACAGCAAATTTGAGAGGTCATTTCAAAAGACCATCTGATTCTTCACACACTGTCCTTCAAGGTGACTGAGAGATCAATAAGCGTGAAAACTTTCAGTACATACTCAGCTTAGCTATAGTGCTGAGATGCAGCCAAGGTCAGCAGTGAATAAAGCACTGTGCTTTCCCTGTGTGTAAAAGCCTGTTCTGCTATGTTTCTATACTACCAAATAGCAACATAATCACCAACAATCCACCTCAGTCGATTAATACAAATAACTCACAGTCCATTAGTATAAACAGATGATAATTTCACACCTCCCCACatggaaaaaagtcaaaataatttatttgttattttgtggaGCAGTTTCAAGTGAGGGGGGTAGGGTGGGTTAAATTATTTTACATCTACATAATAGGGCAATGTgttcctcaaaaaaaaaaaaaaaaagcattcagaCAGTAATGGCCTGCTGGGCAATGCCATTCCACAGGGAATCACAATGGAGAGGAGTATTACTGATGAGTGAAAAATAACTGGACAGATTCATTTCTCCTACTGTAATTACAGGCTGGAGATGGGGATGGTATTCATATTGTTAGGCAGCAGGCGCACATTTGCACTTAAGTGTGCTCTTCTGTTGCAAGATGTGCGGTCatgtattgtaaaaaaaaaaaaatacaaaaaataaatgcaatgaaatgtataataaaaacaattgatacattttgaatgtttgaaCATGGCTTGGTATTTCTCAGTGTGACTGAAGAtaatttacagataaatgacaaattaaataatgatttaagttagaaaaacaaaaaaaacaaaaaattaaaatggcCAATGATCATAACTGCCTAATAAGTGCTCCAAATAAATCACTAAGAAGTAGTCACAGTTAAGCTGTAATTTCTCATAATATCCTTATACAGATCACTGAAGTAAATGATGTCATCCACTACAAGtggcaacagagagagaagcaccTGAGTCACATCAAGCACAGACTAGTGTGTAATTACTGTGTTTGACTACAACCCATCATTTTTTACAGCACATGTCACCAGGTTAGCCATGTCACGTGCGCAGTCATGAGAAAATCTCACTACTTGCTGTTGCAcatgatgtactgttgttggaGAAAAAgtcttgatttttgttttaggGGTTTACTTTTGTTCTCAGTGTTTATGCTGAACTCTATATTTACTTCCTGTTGTGTGCAAATTCAgctgttctgttttcttttgtgagaggaagaaaacaaaaaagttaaaacattttgtgatttaCTGCTACAATGTGGAGAAGTTCATGTCAAGCTGACATGTTACCTTAATTTTGGTGTCGACATTGAGAAGGGTGAACAGAGTGTTCATGTCTATTAGGGCCTGCCTGGTCTCTCTGTACACTGTACCCAGAAAgttgagagggagggagagctggAAAAGCAGGCCGTTCACCATCACCAGGTCTCCTACTGTCATTGTACCTACACAACAGCAGAACAATTTACAGATATGCATGTTAGCTACCTCTCTTGTATCATTTTGGTGTCTTTGGATACAAGATctgaaacccccccccaaaaaaaacactcaacCCTGTTATACTTTCAAGTTGTGAAGGCAGACAAAGCATGTTACAGTCTGAATCTATCTCCACCTCCTGTAATTTCATTTTCTGCATCAGGGCTATTTTCTTTCCCATTCATGCCACTGTTTCATGCTTGCTGTGCTTTGTTCTCATTTCTATTATCCAGTTCAGTCAAGGTTTTATTTGTccatttgattttgttttgaggtggggtttttttatttaagctttcatttttttcccaaaagCACAATTTTTTACATTGTGCTGTCGCCATCATTGGCCAGAAGAATTAATTACAGGTCAGCTAAGATATTTTGCACCTTTACACTTGGATGTTATCAAATTTTTATCAGATTTAGAGTGAATGATTTAGAGTGATTTCCAAaaatcacacacgcacacacacagaagtccAAACTTACTCACCTGTTGAAATGCCCTTGCTGGCCAGCAACATGATGCCAGTGAGACCGACACTGAAGATAGCACTCTGGCCAAAGTTGAGCATTGCGAGTGTGGATGTGGTTTTTAAAGATGATGACTCATAGATCTTCAGGTATCCATCATACCTTTCAGCTTCGTACTTCTCATTGTTGAAGTACTGCAGCCAAGATGAGAAACATTGgatagggaggaaaggagggaacaCAGGGCACAGAGACAGTGAAAGGATTTACACAAGATAGAAAGTGTAAGttgagaaaagagggagagagaagcaaaatatggttaaggttagaggtTAAGGAAGCATGGAGTGCAATGTTCGGCAGATAGACACTTTACTGAAGACTGCCTCAAGGCTGCATTTGTTCTCAGTGACCGCTCTGGGCATAGTCTGGGTTTCAGTTGGCCTCTAAAGCACTTATTCATGTCTCTGTATCTTCATCTCCTCCCCACTGATTTGAAAGAACGTGGAGGGGGGAAAGAACAAAATTCAGAGCCTGCTTCTTCCAACACGCTACAGAGGATAGTCATAATGGCAAAATGGctacaacaaaatattaaataccTAAACTTCACGCAGGTTAAACAGGATTCATTGCAGAGCATCCTTTTGAGGCACTGTCTCACTGCCTCCGTCTTTACATCTGTAGCAGCTTAAACAGACACTTACCAACAGAGCACAGATAGCTCTCTCAAGTGTTACAAGCAGCACTAATTTTGATTAAGACAACCAGCTATAATTTAGAGGAAAGAAAGCCTCATAAATCAGCCACAAGCACATCACTTAAATTCTGCACATAAAACTCAGCATAATCATAATAACTCTGCAGCCAATTACCTAATATTGGTGTTTGTTTAGTTTGCACTATTGTTTTCCTGCACTGGTTAAATGGGCGATTTGCTTCTTTTGCTAACGGCACTAGTGCTGTGCTGCTACTGACTTGCCATTGATTTGCATATAAGGAAATGCAGggaatcagagagagagagagagagagagagagagagagagagagagagagagagagagagagagagagagagagagagagagagagagagagagtatctCATGGAGCACAAACTGAAGCAGTGCAAGGCACCATGTTCAGGTTCTCATTCAGCCCATTGTGAAAGTGGAACGGATTTCTGAGTGGGCGGAGATCTAATTACATATGCACACTCACAGCTCAGAGTGATACTAAATCCGGCCGCATTGACACAGATGacacaaaataacacagaaCAAAACGTTAAGAAAAACAGGACACAAAATaatacagcaaagaaaataaCATGGGTACCAAAATATATCTGGAACAACCAACAAAACACCCGAAACTGGATGGcgattatgtgtttgtttgtgtgtgctgtgtaCAATGAGGTTACCTAGAGAGAGGCTTCGACCTCTACAGACGTTTCTATTCAAAATAAAGCATCCAGTGACAGACGCTTTCAGTTCAACACTATAATTGAGACACTATTTTGGGTTATGAAGTAAACCGGGGAAATGGTCCTGAGTGGCCGGTGATAAATATCTCATTGTTTGTAGCGACTGGAgtgacatttacaaaaaaagagggaaCCATTTCACAGTGAAAGACAAGaagagtcagacagagagaatgaaagtacaagagagaaaaatatggaAGTGACCAGATATGTGCAAATGAATCAATATGAAACTCAAAAGATTACTCAATTAATCGATCAACAAAAAAGTAACTGATTTCAATATAGTTACTTTAGTAACTGAATCAATATATTTGCTTTAAGAGCCATGATGCGactaatttacattttactgtcatgtaGTTCATCGTCATTTACCCAAACAGCATCTTTATATTCAGTCTTGCTGTACCTTGAATATCACTGACAGGAATCATATTGcatcacacaaacatttgaGATATAACCAAATATCAAATCACTGCATTACAAACAGGTTCCATGACCCAACTACCAACCTGAGTCTTATCTTCAATGTAACACTGCTCTATAATAAATAAGAGGTATTTCAATAAACTTTTAGTAACCCTGTACTAGAGGCAGGCACTGACTTTCACCCCATTCAGCCATAATCCACTCATCTCGatcagaaaaatatttaaagttgaCTTTAGATTTAAACTTGTACTTGTTATGACATGGGGGTTGTGTGTGAAATTGGAGAGAGTCAAagaaagaggcagacaggaaaagagagCTTTCctttgattaaaaagaaaattctgACAGTGGCAATCATGCCAGTGAAACACTATTATCACAGGAGAGTAAATATTTGTTCACATCAATGCGCCTGGCTTAAATTAATAGAggaaaaagactagaaaggagGAGATAAAAGGGAAGGAttgatgaaggaagggaggaggggtggggatGAGGAGGAGCTGGAAAAAGGGTGTATTgtaaatttgtgtgtgtgtgtgtgtgtgtgtgtgtgtgtgtgtgtgtgtgtgtgtgtgtgtgtgtgtgtgtgtgtgtgtgtgtgtgtgtgtgtgtgtgtgtgtgtgtgtctgtctgtctgtgtatgtgtgtgtctgtggggtTGGATCTCACCTTAACAGTCTCATAGTTAAGGAGGGAGTCAATTGCTGCGTTGCCTGCATCGTTGTCTGCTTTGTTCATTTCTATCCGGAAACGAGTCCTGTGTGCAGAGACACATGAGCAATGACGTAAGCACTttcattactattattttttatttcaatcgTGCGTGAGCATTGTTACTAGCAGTACAGAGATTTAAAgaactgaattttttttcttttagagaTAACTAACATCAGCAAAACAATCATGAGTTGAATCACAGACAGAACCAGAAGTATAGACATCCTCATTGTTACCTCCACTGAGTGATGAGAATAGTGAAAAGAGTGTATCCCGATAAGGTGCCCAAGGCCACTGCTGCAAACTGTCCACCGCACTTGTAATACTGCAGAGGACAAAAGCACAGTCAAGACAAAGAACCTTTTTACGTCCTGTGACCGTAGGGCTCTGATGTTGCCGTCACAAGGTATTTTGAGAATTCACTGTTTTTGACCATTCCACTATGAAATAGACTGTTACAAATGGAGGGGAAACTACAGGAACTAATTGTGCTAATGCTTTAGCTATTTGGGCAATGGAGTCTGCCCTCATTACAGGCAAGCTGACATTATGGTCCAGAGAGGAATAATAGCACAAAGCTATAGGCGAGCCATTCTTTCAGTGGTGGCCAAGAGGGGGGTGGGgttgggtgggggtgggggtgggaatCTGTTCAGGGCATACTCCAGAGGAGGACATTAAGCTGCGACAAAGCTTTGGGATTCATCATTGACACTAATGGGCTCTGTGTTGCCACCAAAAGTTGATTAGGATTCATATTACATTCAGAATGTAAATGAGACAATATCCCAAAATTATTTTCCAGACAATCTGCTGTGAAGAGTGTCAAGGTAATGGAAGATCCTGATCTAACATTAAGGATTGAGACagcaacaagaaataaaaaggaaagaaaattgTAAGTAGTCTTTCCAATATGctagaataaaaaaatacaccatGACTAAACAACCACCATCTCCAGTATCTGTGTCTGAATTTTACCATGGGACTCACCAATATACCACTGACGAGGGCCATCTCAAAGACTGTGGGTCCTAGATTGAAGATGAGTGCACTGAGGACAAATGAGATGCCCCGTGTGCCACGGTCAATGGCCTTGGACAACGCTCCTGTCTGGCGGCTGAGATGGAAACCCAGATCCAGATTGTGCAAGTGGAGGAAGACGTTCTTGGCGATGCGTCGGATGGAGCTCTGGGCCACCGTGCCGAACACAGTGTTCCTTAGCTCGTTGAAGAAGGCTGCACAAGCTCGCGAAATGCCATCTGGGATAGCGGAGGACACAGTGAGTTTAGCACACCTGCTGTGAAAAGCAAGGAGGTTCAAACAGCGGGGCTGGGTGCTATAAAGTGAGAATCTATCCTCATCCTAAACACTGAGGGCTGTGATGAGGCagcaaaagacaaaatgtattGCAGTATTGTGGCAGTTCAGACTAGACAGGGTTGAGGTTTGTCAACTGCTCTTAAGTGAAGGCTTGTATGATGTAGTGGAGCAGGTCTTTCACATCATCGCTGGTCTGCAACCCCTGCAGTGCTACCGCAGCAGCCTCCCCGGGCCTCTGTAATTACAGAGCTGGATGCTGTCTGAAGCGTCACAACTATGGCAGGCCAGCACACTGCAGActgaggggagggagggagggaggggaaggtaTATGAGCATACACAAGTGTGCTGAGAGTGTTTGGCGAGGAGCAGGCTACATGTGTGTGCACAATActagaagaggaggaagaggtttTAATAAGAATGTCATAGAAAGAAGTGAATTGTCAATGAACAGACTTAATTTCACTACTGCTCGAGTTTAGACTTTCTCTGGCTGATATAGCCTTTCCTTAAGGTATCTTATTAATTTGAGATTTTCTTTGAAAAGGAAGTTTCTTGATAAGGAGTGAAACTGAAGCAGTTTCAGTTCAATAAAATCTGTGATCTAATTGTAAGAGCATCACTTATTTGTTCACGTACACTTCTTATAAACTGTTCTACAAGCAGATGGCTAGCATGACTGTCACAAATTAATATTAGTCTGTGTTTGAATGACTTCCTGTTGTGATTTCACTGAGTTATGTGAATACATGACTTGTCTGCTCAGACCAAAGTCAGGGTAATAATTGCTCTGTCTGCCGGTCTTCATGTGGCCTGTAATGTGGCGTTAAATTAGGAATGCTCATATAATGAACAATGTGTCCCACATCTGACAAGGTAGGATGAGCACTGAGCAACCTTTTCAGCCAAATTACACCCGTCGCCACAGGCTCCAAGTGCCAGGCCCTGAGCATCGCAGACagggaacaaaaaaaatacaattcctTTCTCTAAGAGCATCCCCTTCATTCTTACTAGTCATCCTAATTCGTCCTGTCTGGAGTCCTGTTCCTATGCCCCAATTATTCAACAGGCAGCATTAGTGTGCAACACCCTAAGTGGGCTCATTAAAATAAGTGGCTACAGGGCTAGGTGTATATTGCATCCGAGCTGATCTAAATTCAAGGCCAGAGTGACTTGCAGTGGGTGTCAGgttaacaatatttatttatttatttatgcttttcaTCAGCACcttagagggggaaaaaatactcTAATCAGGAGGGAACTTCACGTTTACGCTCAACCTTACCCCTGACCCCTCTTGTATTCACATGGCCCATTTggacaaagaggagaaaaaggaaggcGCATGCGATGCTTGAAGTGGAACAAACATTCCTGGTCTCCGTGTAACACTAAAAAAATATCCTACCACTTTCAAAAGGACATTAGCAATTTCTTAACCACTGCTTTAGAAattgtttctgttcttttcttggGAGTAGGGATGTAAAATATTGGAGTTTTTGCCTATGTCACAATATGCCGATATTTTGCAGTAGTAATTTTGGTTGATTTCCAATGCAGATACCGATAcatgcacatatttttttttcacctggCTCAGGAAACTATTACATATTCAATCATAGATTGTATTCAGTATGATTAAAGAAAGAACGATATATGAAGGAAGATCTTGAGTCTGGAGTTCAGGAGCTCAGcattaaaactttaatgaaACCTGCCAAGTGGTCGAGCGGTATAGTTTTCCTTTGAGTTTTTTAGACAGACAGGATTAATGGGTAGGATTTAATCTCTGGTCTAAACTCCGAAGCAGAAGGTGCCGATAACGCACTCAATTTGCTGGTTGCCAACCACcattataaacaaaaaatattttttcaaacaaaGTGGTATATCCTGTGAGCTGAGGTTGTCCTACCTATGCAGCACCTCTGTGGACTTACCCTGACAGTCCTGCTGCTTCCTCCACAGACAGATCCGCTGATTCTTCCcactttaaactgaatatcaAACTAGGGCTGGGAGCACTGGAAGTGTCAGGGTGAAACACTCTGTGATGGGAATCAGAGTCAGGCGGTGGAAGAGAGGGCAACGAATCGGCCTGAATATCTGCAGAAATATTAATTTCGGGTgctaatatttcattttaaagcttttatcaGCCTATATTAACAGAAGTGAACTCTGACGCAGAAACGGAGcacataatgtaaataatgtgaGGGAGAGGCAGAGGTTGCGGAGCAGCATTGATATGAATGTGTTGGAAAGGTCAGCCTGTAGATAAATAGGCGGTCCCACAGTCCCCCTCTGATGAGCACGGCACCTTCCAGTGCAATACAAGTCGTTGgactcacagccaatcagcacagtcgttgccatggtagccACAGTGCTTGGCGCGTCATTCAGGTTCAGCATGTGTCCCGACATCTGGTTAAGCTCGTCCACTGCATACTTAAACATGAAGGGCACCATCACATTGGTGGTCTGGGAAGgcaaagagggagggagagaacatacagagaggagggggaaaaaagaaaaaaaaagaaaagaggaaaatggTTTCAAATAGCCTATTAGACAAACATATGGTCAATAAAGTACACTGCCATTTTTCTAGACCTGTGTAAATGTGTCCTCTATTTATGTATGTGCACTCAACATGAAAGGTGAATTTCTACTGTTGTTAGGCAGTAAATCCAACATGATTCATTCAGGTACATTCGAAGATATGTATGGTATGCTGGCTGattgtgcatgcatgcgtggtGCTGTGTATTCTTATTGACTGGCTGTGCTGGTGCTTCCTGCTAATGGAATTGAAATGGTTTATTAGGGCTAATTAAAAGCACAGGGACAGCTGTGTGACTCAGGCTAGGCGGGCGCCGCAGCACATTAGGACAGCCAGAgaacacagcagcacacaccaAAGCATTTTCGTTTGAAACCTATTTCATTTGAACCTCTAAACCTCTCACACAGGGGagggcttttgtttttttactttaatttttgtttctttactcCTGTCAAATTCTGTATGATATAATTTTGAAAATAATNNNNNNNNNNNNNNNNNNNNNNNNNNNNNNNNNNNNNNNNNNNNNNNNNNNNNNNNNNNNNNNNNNNNNNNNNNNNNNNNNNNNNNNNNNNNNNNNNNNNNNNNNNNNNNNNNNNNNNNNNNNNNNNNNNNNNNNNNNNNNNNNNNNNNNNNNNNNNNNNNNNNNNNNNNNNNNNNNNNNNNNNNNNNNNNNNNNNNNNNAATTAGCCTAAGTGTATGGTAGGACATACAGACTGGCTTCATTTTGGGGCCATCAAGAAACAATAAGCTCGATATAATCagttatttgaaataaaaatatcactGATTATTTGAAGTGCAGAGGTGTGATGCACTGTAAACCACATAATTATTCAATTGATTTAAAAATTGCATCTACACTGCTGGTGGTTTTTAGTTCAAACAGGCAAACTGGAGAAAATCGAGGCTAACTCCAGCCAAGCAGGAAAATAGGAGTAGATTGGATTGCATGCATGTTCTCTCCTCCTTTACACACACT
This window harbors:
- the abcb7 gene encoding iron-sulfur clusters transporter ABCB7, mitochondrial, with protein sequence MAPMLAPLKCGFHFQRRKLALLLRQTSSYHVWSKSRSDNGTDHKRQNTYVLSSHPHLRTASWNINKSEHGRRILEAAKHLQVTDKRTCWHGHAGGGLSADPKNVLKEVNSTQILSAMLSYVWPKDRPDLRARVAISLGLLAAAKTTNVMVPFMFKYAVDELNQMSGHMLNLNDAPSTVATMATTVLIGYGISRACAAFFNELRNTVFGTVAQSSIRRIAKNVFLHLHNLDLGFHLSRQTGALSKAIDRGTRGISFVLSALIFNLGPTVFEMALVSGILYYKCGGQFAAVALGTLSGYTLFTILITQWRTRFRIEMNKADNDAGNAAIDSLLNYETVKYFNNEKYEAERYDGYLKIYESSSLKTTSTLAMLNFGQSAIFSVGLTGIMLLASKGISTGTMTVGDLVMVNGLLFQLSLPLNFLGTVYRETRQALIDMNTLFTLLNVDTKIKERDLAPALTITPQEATIRFEDVYFEYLEGQKVLNGVSFDVPAGKKVAIVGGSGSGKSTIVRLLFRFYEPQRGNIYIAGQNIRDVSLDSLRKALGVVPQDAVLFHNTIFYNLQYGNINATPEDVYQVARLAGLHNAILRMPHGYDTQVGERGLKLSGGEKQRVAIARAILKNPPVLLYDEATSSLDSITEENILTSMKEMVKDRTSVFIAHRLSTIVDADEIIVLNEGKVAERGDHHALLSTPGSLYADLWNTQHSKILNSSKNLADAPAERLSQKEEERKKLQEEILNSVKGCGNCSC